In Modestobacter versicolor, a single genomic region encodes these proteins:
- a CDS encoding HtaA domain-containing protein, which produces MTHTSARPRRATRVVAAAGTAAIASGLLLAGAGSAAAAETADGGSLSWGVKASFRSYIAGPIAHGSITTGGGATTAANGTYAFPATAGTVDGSSVDAAFAGSVHFTGHAGQLDMTLTDLNVVIDGTTGVLYADVDSKSLSSGSLVHYEDVDFAALDLSAVTAQPTADGYSWTAIPTTLTANGVPAFADFYAEGTALDPLSFTLDVAEATDPDPGTDPDPGTDPDPGTPTQAEQDLTVVVPEGTEEPEPGTFGWEVTGDGSAVSLGTAADAGDHLTATGQLAPVVVTDTRSTRSAWSITAQVSDFTAGSTTLAGKHLGWTPRVVTAGGGAVAGAAVTPGLVSGNGLAQTATLGSAPTGHDLGTATLGADLELQLPSDTEAGTYGATLTLTALS; this is translated from the coding sequence ATGACGCACACCTCCGCACGGCCCCGGCGGGCGACCCGAGTGGTCGCCGCCGCAGGGACCGCTGCGATCGCCTCCGGCCTGCTGCTGGCCGGAGCAGGGTCGGCCGCGGCGGCGGAGACCGCCGACGGCGGCTCGCTGAGCTGGGGGGTGAAGGCCTCCTTCCGCAGCTACATCGCCGGCCCGATCGCCCACGGGTCGATCACCACCGGCGGTGGGGCGACCACCGCCGCCAACGGCACCTACGCCTTCCCGGCCACCGCCGGCACGGTCGACGGCAGCAGCGTCGACGCGGCCTTCGCCGGCAGCGTCCACTTCACCGGCCACGCCGGGCAGCTGGACATGACGCTCACCGACCTGAACGTGGTCATCGACGGCACCACCGGCGTGCTCTACGCCGACGTGGACTCCAAGTCGCTGTCCTCCGGGTCGCTCGTGCACTACGAGGACGTCGACTTCGCCGCGCTGGACCTGAGCGCGGTCACCGCCCAGCCCACCGCCGACGGCTACAGCTGGACGGCGATCCCGACCACGCTGACCGCGAACGGCGTGCCGGCGTTCGCCGACTTCTACGCCGAGGGGACGGCGCTGGACCCGCTGAGCTTCACCCTCGACGTCGCCGAGGCCACCGACCCCGACCCGGGCACCGACCCCGACCCGGGCACCGACCCCGACCCGGGCACGCCGACCCAGGCCGAGCAGGACCTGACCGTGGTCGTGCCCGAGGGCACCGAGGAGCCGGAGCCGGGGACGTTCGGCTGGGAGGTCACCGGTGACGGCTCGGCCGTCAGCCTGGGCACCGCGGCCGACGCCGGTGACCACCTCACCGCGACCGGGCAGCTCGCGCCGGTCGTGGTGACCGACACCCGCAGCACCCGGTCGGCGTGGTCGATCACCGCCCAGGTCAGCGACTTCACCGCCGGCAGCACCACCCTCGCCGGCAAGCACCTGGGCTGGACGCCGCGGGTCGTCACCGCCGGGGGCGGGGCCGTCGCCGGCGCCGCCGTCACGCCCGGCCTGGTGTCCGGCAACGGCCTGGCGCAGACCGCCACCCTGGGCAGCGCCCCGACCGGGCACGACCTGGGCACCGCCACGCTCGGCGCCGACCTGGAGCTGCAGCTGCCGTCCGACACCGAGGCCGGCACCTACGGCGCGACGCTGACGCTGACCGCGCTCAGCTGA
- a CDS encoding WxL protein peptidoglycan domain-containing protein gives MTTAHPPRRATAAAAVLALLVLAVLGGWATARPAAAETVQWSVGPRTGDAGARANYGFVLDPGAVVQDALVVTNQGQTPLTLGLYAADGFTTDTGQLDVLPTGAASTDLGSWIALPASSVQLAPGERVEVPFTLTVPADAAAGDHSGAIVTSLVSGSGTAGVSLDRRLGVRVHTLVSGDLTAGMQVGGLAVDYRPAAVPFAAGSAVVTFTLTNTGNTRVAADQVVRVSGPFGLGTRTLTATTPELLAGASVPVSLTVPDVPPVGRLTAEVALAPAAVGASDVTADPVLTSAAGPALSWTTLALLAAVVLVPLLVALRRRRRRLQQDLDAFLRTTPDPTDDAVEASR, from the coding sequence ATGACCACCGCACACCCACCCCGACGGGCCACGGCCGCCGCCGCCGTCCTGGCGCTGCTCGTGCTGGCGGTGCTCGGGGGCTGGGCCACCGCCCGGCCCGCCGCAGCCGAGACCGTGCAGTGGTCGGTCGGCCCGCGCACCGGCGACGCGGGCGCCCGGGCCAACTACGGCTTCGTGCTCGACCCGGGGGCGGTGGTGCAGGACGCGCTCGTGGTCACCAACCAGGGGCAGACCCCGCTGACCCTCGGCCTCTACGCCGCCGACGGGTTCACCACCGACACCGGGCAGCTCGACGTGCTGCCCACCGGCGCCGCCTCGACCGACCTGGGCAGCTGGATCGCGCTGCCGGCCAGCAGCGTGCAGCTCGCCCCGGGGGAGCGGGTGGAGGTGCCGTTCACCCTCACCGTGCCCGCCGACGCGGCCGCCGGTGACCACTCCGGGGCCATCGTCACCTCGCTGGTCTCCGGCAGCGGCACCGCCGGCGTGAGCCTGGACCGGCGGCTCGGCGTGCGGGTGCACACGCTGGTCAGCGGCGACCTCACCGCGGGGATGCAGGTCGGCGGGCTGGCCGTGGACTACCGGCCCGCTGCGGTGCCGTTCGCCGCGGGCTCGGCGGTGGTGACCTTCACCCTGACCAACACCGGCAACACCCGGGTCGCCGCCGACCAGGTGGTCCGGGTCAGCGGCCCGTTCGGGCTGGGCACCCGCACGCTGACCGCCACCACCCCCGAGCTCCTCGCCGGGGCGTCGGTGCCGGTCTCGCTGACCGTGCCCGACGTGCCACCGGTCGGCCGGCTGACCGCGGAGGTGGCGCTCGCCCCGGCCGCGGTCGGCGCCAGCGACGTCACGGCCGACCCGGTGCTGACCAGCGCCGCCGGGCCCGCGCTGAGCTGGACCACCCTGGCCCTGCTGGCCGCCGTCGTCCTGGTGCCGCTGCTGGTGGCCCTCCGCCGCCGGCGCCGCCGGCTGCAGCAGGACCTGGACGCGTTCCTGCGCACCACCCCCGACCCGACCGACGACGCCGTGGAGGCCTCCCGATGA
- a CDS encoding heme oxygenase (biliverdin-producing) produces MTSTAVPTGFAARLRTATQADHTAAEGSAFVDDLLSGRLPRTAYAALLAQTHLVYDVLEQAVAAQARVPEVQPFLHPGLVRLPSLAADLEHLLGPAWREALVPLPATQRYVDRLREVAFDSPARLVAHHYLRYLGDLSGGQVIRRLVGRAYGLELDGVRFHVFDALGKAKPFKDAYRAALDAAPWTPEEQDQLIAEVAVGYRLNAELFRDLGARHAVG; encoded by the coding sequence ATGACCAGCACCGCCGTCCCCACCGGCTTCGCCGCCCGGCTGAGGACCGCCACCCAGGCCGACCACACCGCCGCCGAGGGGTCGGCGTTCGTCGACGACCTGCTCTCCGGCCGGCTGCCGCGCACCGCCTACGCCGCGCTGCTCGCCCAGACGCACCTCGTCTACGACGTGCTCGAGCAGGCCGTCGCCGCGCAGGCCCGGGTGCCCGAGGTGCAGCCCTTCCTGCACCCGGGGCTGGTCCGGCTGCCGTCCCTCGCCGCCGACCTGGAGCACCTGCTCGGCCCGGCCTGGCGGGAGGCCCTGGTGCCGCTGCCGGCCACCCAGCGCTACGTCGACCGGCTGCGCGAGGTGGCCTTCGACTCCCCGGCGCGCCTGGTGGCCCACCACTACCTGCGCTACCTCGGCGACCTCTCCGGCGGGCAGGTCATCCGGCGGCTGGTCGGCCGGGCCTACGGGCTGGAGCTCGACGGTGTCCGGTTTCACGTCTTCGACGCCCTCGGCAAGGCCAAGCCGTTCAAGGACGCCTACCGGGCCGCGCTGGACGCCGCGCCCTGGACGCCGGAGGAGCAGGACCAGCTGATCGCCGAGGTCGCCGTGGGCTACCGGCTCAACGCCGAGCTGTTCCGCGACCTCGGCGCCCGGCACGCCGTCGGCTGA
- the paaE gene encoding 1,2-phenylacetyl-CoA epoxidase subunit PaaE, whose translation MSAPARRRPQFHPLRVAQVERLTDDAVAVTFDVPAALAGDYAFSPGQALTLRRVDGDRDERRSYSICAPVGAAPRVGVREVPGGFFSAWLVHEVRPGDKIEVLPPSGTFTADLSAPADHVFVVAGSGITPALSLAASVLGDGESTVTVFYGNRRTSTVMFADELADLKDRYGTRLQLVHVLSREPRDAELTSGRLDGDRLRTLVGALVDVPEVDHWWLCGPHGLVTGAQALLTELGVPAERVHQELFFVDDVPPQPVRGDEETVDGPSSAVTIVLDGRSTTLALPRDVPVLDAAQRVRGDLPFACKGGVCGTCRARVTDGEVEMRRNYALDPREVDAGYVLTCQSLPVSDAVTVDYDA comes from the coding sequence ATGTCCGCCCCCGCCCGCCGCCGGCCGCAGTTCCACCCGCTGCGGGTCGCCCAGGTGGAGCGGCTCACCGACGACGCGGTCGCGGTGACCTTCGACGTCCCGGCCGCGCTGGCCGGGGACTACGCCTTCTCCCCCGGTCAGGCCCTGACCCTGCGCCGGGTGGACGGCGACCGCGACGAGCGCCGCTCGTACTCGATCTGCGCGCCGGTCGGTGCCGCGCCGCGGGTCGGCGTCCGCGAGGTGCCCGGCGGGTTCTTCTCCGCCTGGCTGGTGCACGAGGTGCGCCCGGGCGACAAGATCGAGGTGCTGCCACCGTCGGGCACCTTCACCGCCGACCTGTCCGCCCCGGCCGACCACGTGTTCGTCGTCGCCGGCTCCGGCATCACCCCGGCGCTGAGCCTGGCCGCGTCGGTGCTGGGCGACGGGGAGTCGACGGTCACCGTGTTCTACGGCAACCGCCGCACCAGCACGGTGATGTTCGCCGACGAGCTGGCCGACCTCAAGGACCGGTACGGCACCCGGCTGCAGCTGGTGCACGTGCTCTCCCGGGAGCCGCGGGACGCCGAGCTGACCAGCGGCCGGCTGGACGGCGACCGGCTGCGCACCCTGGTCGGCGCGCTGGTCGACGTCCCGGAGGTCGACCACTGGTGGCTGTGCGGGCCGCACGGCCTGGTCACCGGGGCCCAGGCACTGCTCACCGAGCTGGGCGTGCCGGCCGAGCGGGTGCACCAGGAGCTGTTCTTCGTCGACGACGTCCCGCCGCAGCCGGTGCGCGGCGACGAGGAGACCGTCGACGGGCCGAGCTCCGCGGTGACGATCGTGCTCGACGGCCGGTCGACCACCCTGGCGCTCCCCCGCGACGTGCCGGTGCTCGACGCCGCCCAGCGGGTCCGCGGCGACCTGCCGTTCGCCTGCAAGGGCGGGGTGTGCGGCACCTGCCGGGCCCGGGTCACCGACGGCGAGGTGGAGATGCGCCGCAACTACGCCCTCGACCCGCGCGAGGTCGACGCCGGGTACGTGCTCACCTGCCAGAGCCTGCCGGTCTCCGACGCGGTCACCGTCGACTACGACGCCTGA
- the paaD gene encoding 1,2-phenylacetyl-CoA epoxidase subunit PaaD, translating to MVAETVTDPELPMLTLADLGVLRDVRDEQGTVVVEITPTYSGCPAMGVMRADLVHALHRAGFADVDVRTVLSPAWSTDWITAEGRRKLAAGGIAPPGPAPVRTPGPVPLQLGRSRRTATCPQCGSPDTEEVSEFSATACKAMRRCRACLEPFEHVKEI from the coding sequence GTGGTGGCGGAGACGGTCACCGACCCCGAGCTGCCGATGCTGACCCTCGCCGACCTCGGCGTGCTGCGGGACGTCCGCGACGAGCAGGGCACCGTGGTCGTCGAGATCACCCCCACCTACTCCGGCTGCCCGGCGATGGGCGTCATGCGCGCGGACCTGGTGCACGCGCTGCACCGGGCCGGGTTCGCCGACGTCGACGTCCGCACCGTGCTCTCCCCCGCCTGGAGCACCGACTGGATCACCGCGGAGGGCCGCCGCAAGCTCGCCGCCGGCGGCATCGCCCCGCCCGGGCCGGCACCGGTGCGCACTCCCGGCCCGGTGCCGCTGCAGCTGGGCCGGTCCCGGCGGACGGCGACCTGCCCGCAGTGCGGGTCGCCGGACACCGAGGAGGTCAGCGAGTTCAGCGCCACCGCGTGCAAGGCGATGCGCCGGTGCCGGGCCTGCCTGGAGCCCTTCGAGCACGTCAAGGAGATCTGA
- the paaC gene encoding 1,2-phenylacetyl-CoA epoxidase subunit PaaC, translated as MHEETVYDALDHAHGGEGQWAFGTGFDEPLAGVDTTVPEGIDPADLGAYCLMLGDDALVLCQRLTQWVTNAPELEEEVALANCGLDLLGQARLLLARAGSVGVLGRSRTLATGSIPDEDALAYFRDADEFRNSALVEAPNGDFGQTVVRLLAASAWRLALFTRLRGSRDPVLAAIAAKGVPELTYHRDHAARWVLRLGDGTPESHRRTQAGVDAVWPLLADLFTATDVERRLTAAGVAVDPAELREEVRDVLTLVLERATLAVPAWPAEQPSRGRAGEHGPELIALLADLQGLAREHPAATW; from the coding sequence ATGCACGAAGAGACCGTGTACGACGCGCTGGACCACGCGCACGGGGGCGAGGGCCAGTGGGCGTTCGGCACCGGGTTCGACGAGCCGCTGGCCGGGGTGGACACCACCGTGCCCGAGGGCATCGACCCCGCGGACCTGGGCGCCTACTGCCTGATGCTCGGTGACGACGCCCTGGTGCTCTGCCAGCGGCTCACCCAGTGGGTGACCAACGCCCCCGAGCTGGAGGAGGAGGTCGCGCTCGCCAACTGCGGGCTGGACCTGCTCGGCCAGGCGCGGCTGCTGCTGGCCCGGGCCGGCTCGGTGGGCGTGCTCGGCCGCAGCCGCACGCTGGCCACCGGGTCGATCCCGGACGAGGACGCGCTGGCCTACTTCCGGGACGCCGACGAGTTCCGCAACAGCGCCCTGGTCGAGGCGCCCAACGGCGACTTCGGCCAGACCGTCGTCCGGCTGCTCGCCGCGTCCGCGTGGCGGCTGGCGCTGTTCACCCGGCTGCGCGGGTCGCGCGACCCGGTGCTCGCCGCGATCGCCGCGAAGGGCGTTCCCGAGCTGACCTACCACCGCGACCACGCCGCCCGCTGGGTGCTCCGGCTCGGTGACGGGACGCCGGAGTCGCACCGCCGCACGCAGGCCGGGGTGGACGCCGTCTGGCCGCTGCTGGCCGACCTGTTCACCGCCACCGACGTCGAGCGGCGGCTGACCGCGGCCGGTGTCGCCGTCGACCCCGCGGAGCTGCGCGAGGAGGTCCGCGACGTGCTCACCCTGGTGCTCGAGCGGGCGACGCTGGCCGTGCCGGCGTGGCCGGCCGAGCAGCCCAGCCGTGGCCGCGCCGGCGAGCACGGCCCCGAGCTGATCGCACTGCTGGCCGACCTCCAGGGCCTGGCCCGCGAGCACCCCGCGGCCACCTGGTGA
- the paaB gene encoding 1,2-phenylacetyl-CoA epoxidase subunit PaaB translates to MTDLTSEGGHGAVPTGPQVPVADQPAVSRRDWPLYEVFVRGKRGLNHVHVGSLHAPDDEMAVHSARDLYTRRNEGVSIWVVRAADITASSPDEKDPMFAPSGDKVYRHPTFYAIPDDVPHM, encoded by the coding sequence ATGACCGACCTGACCAGCGAGGGCGGGCACGGCGCCGTCCCGACCGGCCCGCAGGTGCCGGTCGCCGACCAGCCGGCGGTCAGCCGCCGCGACTGGCCGCTCTACGAGGTCTTCGTGCGCGGCAAGCGCGGGCTCAACCACGTGCACGTCGGCTCGCTGCACGCCCCCGACGACGAGATGGCGGTGCACTCCGCCCGCGACCTCTACACCCGGCGCAACGAGGGCGTGAGCATCTGGGTGGTGCGGGCCGCCGACATCACGGCGTCCAGCCCGGACGAGAAGGACCCGATGTTCGCCCCCAGCGGCGACAAGGTCTACCGGCACCCGACGTTCTACGCGATCCCCGACGACGTCCCCCACATGTAG
- the paaA gene encoding 1,2-phenylacetyl-CoA epoxidase subunit PaaA, whose protein sequence is MSAPALDRPSDTAALQAQFDATIAADHRIEPRDWMPEAYRNGLIRQIAQHAHSEIIGMQPEGDWLLAAPSLRRKAILLAKVQDEAGHGLYLYSAAETLGADRADLTDKLIERKQKYSSIFNYPTLTYADVGVIGWLVDGAAICNQVPLCRSSYGPYARAMIRVCKEESFHQRQGYELLMTMMRGTDAQRAMVQDAVDRWWWPSLMMFGPPDDDSPNSAQSMRWGVKRHSNDELRQRFVDMTVPQAAVLGVTLPDPDLELDPQTGRYRFGPIDWAEFKQVLAGNGPCNDERIARRRAARDGNAWVTEAASVYAEKHA, encoded by the coding sequence ATGTCCGCCCCCGCTCTGGACCGCCCGTCGGACACCGCCGCGCTGCAGGCGCAGTTCGACGCCACCATCGCCGCCGACCACCGGATCGAGCCGCGCGACTGGATGCCGGAGGCCTACCGGAACGGGCTGATCCGGCAGATCGCCCAGCACGCCCACTCCGAGATCATCGGCATGCAGCCCGAGGGTGACTGGCTGCTCGCCGCCCCCAGCCTGCGGCGCAAGGCGATCCTGCTGGCCAAGGTGCAGGACGAGGCCGGCCACGGGCTGTACCTCTACTCGGCGGCGGAGACCTTGGGCGCCGACCGGGCCGACCTCACCGACAAGCTCATCGAGCGCAAGCAGAAGTACAGCTCGATCTTCAACTACCCGACGCTGACCTACGCCGACGTCGGGGTCATCGGCTGGCTGGTCGACGGCGCCGCAATCTGCAACCAGGTGCCGCTGTGCCGGTCGAGCTACGGCCCCTACGCGCGGGCGATGATCCGGGTCTGCAAGGAGGAGTCCTTCCACCAGCGGCAGGGCTACGAGCTGCTGATGACGATGATGCGCGGCACCGACGCCCAGCGGGCGATGGTGCAGGACGCCGTCGACCGCTGGTGGTGGCCCTCGCTGATGATGTTCGGCCCGCCGGACGACGACAGCCCCAACTCGGCGCAGTCGATGCGCTGGGGGGTCAAGCGGCACAGCAACGACGAGCTGCGGCAGCGCTTCGTCGACATGACCGTGCCGCAGGCCGCCGTCCTGGGCGTCACGCTGCCCGACCCGGACCTGGAGCTGGACCCGCAGACCGGGCGGTACCGGTTCGGCCCGATCGACTGGGCGGAGTTCAAGCAGGTGCTCGCCGGCAACGGCCCGTGCAACGACGAGCGGATCGCCCGGCGGCGCGCGGCCCGCGACGGCAACGCCTGGGTCACGGAAGCCGCGTCGGTCTACGCGGAGAAGCACGCATGA
- the paaK gene encoding phenylacetate--CoA ligase PaaK, whose amino-acid sequence MTTTEPTTTQPTTTQGTRRLGAAPDPELLDPAERVGLDELRALQLERLRWSLRHAYDNVPHHRAAFDAAGVHPDDCRELADLARFPTTSKADLREGYPFGMFAVPREQVRRVHASSGTTGRPTVVGYTERDLATWATVMARSIRAAGGRAGDLLHNAYGYGLFTGGLGAHYGAEALGCTVVPVSGGMTPRQVQLITDFGPRVIMVTPSYMLTVIDEFEKQGLDPRASSLQIGIFGAEPWTEQMRREMEQRLDIDAVDIYGLSEVMGPGVAQECVETKDGLHVWEDHFYPEVIDPVTEEVLPEGEVGELVLTSLTKEAMPVVRYRTRDLTRLLPGTARPGMRRMEKVTGRTDDMIILRGVNLFPTQIEEVVLRTPGLSPHFSLELTTRGRLDHLTVHVEARPDCPADRRGPAAREVEQAVKDTIGTSVEVDVVDPETLARSVGKLQRLTDRRERG is encoded by the coding sequence ATGACGACGACCGAGCCGACGACGACCCAGCCGACGACGACCCAGGGCACCCGGCGGCTGGGCGCGGCGCCCGACCCCGAGCTGCTGGACCCCGCCGAGCGGGTGGGCCTCGACGAGCTCCGCGCCCTGCAGCTGGAGCGGCTGCGGTGGAGCCTGCGGCACGCCTACGACAACGTGCCGCACCACCGGGCCGCCTTCGACGCCGCCGGCGTGCACCCCGACGACTGCCGCGAGCTCGCCGACCTGGCCCGCTTCCCGACCACCAGCAAGGCGGACCTGCGCGAGGGCTACCCGTTCGGCATGTTCGCCGTCCCCCGGGAGCAGGTCCGGCGGGTGCACGCCTCCTCGGGCACCACCGGCCGGCCGACGGTGGTCGGCTACACCGAGCGCGACCTCGCCACCTGGGCCACCGTGATGGCCCGCTCCATCCGGGCCGCGGGCGGGCGCGCCGGCGACCTGCTGCACAACGCCTACGGCTACGGCCTGTTCACCGGCGGGCTCGGCGCGCACTACGGCGCCGAGGCGCTGGGCTGCACCGTCGTCCCGGTGTCCGGCGGCATGACCCCGCGGCAGGTGCAGCTGATCACCGACTTCGGCCCCCGGGTGATCATGGTGACGCCCAGCTACATGCTCACCGTCATCGACGAGTTCGAGAAGCAGGGGCTGGACCCGCGCGCCTCGAGCCTGCAGATCGGCATCTTCGGCGCCGAGCCGTGGACCGAGCAGATGCGCCGGGAGATGGAGCAGCGGCTGGACATCGACGCGGTCGACATCTACGGCCTGTCGGAGGTGATGGGGCCCGGCGTCGCGCAGGAGTGCGTGGAGACCAAGGACGGGCTGCACGTCTGGGAGGACCACTTCTACCCCGAGGTGATCGACCCGGTCACCGAGGAGGTGCTGCCCGAGGGCGAGGTGGGGGAGCTGGTCCTCACCTCGCTGACCAAGGAGGCGATGCCGGTCGTCCGCTACCGCACCCGCGACCTGACCCGGCTGCTGCCGGGCACGGCGCGGCCGGGGATGCGCCGGATGGAGAAGGTGACCGGCCGGACCGACGACATGATCATCCTGCGCGGGGTGAACCTGTTCCCGACCCAGATCGAGGAGGTCGTGCTGCGCACCCCGGGGCTGTCGCCGCACTTCTCCCTGGAGCTCACCACCCGCGGCCGGCTGGACCACCTCACCGTGCACGTCGAGGCCCGCCCGGACTGCCCGGCCGACCGTCGCGGTCCGGCCGCCCGCGAGGTCGAGCAGGCGGTCAAGGACACGATCGGCACCAGCGTCGAGGTGGACGTCGTCGACCCGGAGACGCTGGCCCGGTCGGTGGGCAAGCTGCAGCGCCTCACCGACCGCCGGGAGCGCGGGTGA
- a CDS encoding TetR/AcrR family transcriptional regulator translates to MTAVPARRGRPGHSLDSLLDVAVAVFNERGYEATSMDELAARLGVTKSAIYHHVPSKVELLRLALDRALDALFAVLDEPGATSGPAIDRLEHVVRGSVRVLTTHLPVVTLLLRVRGNSEVETQALRRRREFDRVVTDLVRAAEEEGDVRPDVDPAVTSRLLFGTVNSLTEWYRPGRGLDADALADALVTTTFSGLRTAARPAAGPVAAERGR, encoded by the coding sequence GTGACCGCCGTCCCGGCGCGGCGGGGGAGGCCGGGGCACTCGCTGGACTCGCTGCTGGACGTCGCTGTGGCGGTGTTCAACGAGCGCGGCTACGAGGCGACCAGCATGGACGAGCTGGCCGCCCGGCTCGGCGTCACCAAGTCCGCGATCTACCACCACGTGCCCAGCAAGGTCGAGCTGCTGCGGTTGGCCCTGGACCGCGCGCTGGACGCGCTCTTCGCCGTCCTCGACGAACCCGGCGCCACGTCCGGGCCGGCCATCGACCGGCTGGAGCACGTCGTCCGCGGCTCGGTGCGGGTGCTGACCACCCACCTGCCCGTCGTCACCCTGCTGCTGCGGGTGCGGGGCAACTCCGAGGTCGAGACCCAGGCGCTGCGCCGCCGGCGGGAGTTCGACCGGGTCGTCACCGACCTGGTCCGCGCCGCGGAGGAGGAGGGCGACGTGCGGCCCGACGTCGACCCGGCGGTCACCAGCCGGCTGCTGTTCGGCACCGTCAACTCGCTCACCGAGTGGTACCGGCCCGGGCGCGGGCTGGACGCCGACGCGCTGGCCGACGCGCTCGTCACCACCACCTTCAGCGGTCTGCGCACGGCCGCCCGCCCGGCCGCCGGCCCGGTCGCCGCGGAGCGGGGCCGCTGA
- a CDS encoding ATP-binding protein codes for MSTTQNSGRWPHEAPPAGQDRWSWRPQLLSELPLIRRELRRSLVADTSDAAAEQEEELHERLVLLMDELLSNALRHGRAPVAGLVRRTASSWLLVVSDAAATVPPHPDPDRDPARGGLGLRMVADLTTAYGWCSDGGRKHVWAVLAPA; via the coding sequence ATGTCGACGACGCAGAACTCAGGGCGCTGGCCGCACGAGGCCCCGCCCGCCGGCCAGGACCGCTGGTCCTGGCGGCCCCAGCTGCTCTCCGAGCTGCCGCTGATCCGGCGCGAGCTGCGCCGCTCGCTGGTCGCCGACACGTCGGACGCGGCCGCCGAGCAGGAGGAGGAGCTGCACGAGCGGCTGGTCCTGCTGATGGACGAGCTGCTGTCCAACGCGCTGCGGCACGGCCGGGCTCCCGTGGCCGGGCTGGTCCGCCGCACGGCGTCGTCCTGGCTGCTGGTGGTGTCCGACGCCGCGGCCACCGTCCCGCCGCACCCGGACCCCGACCGGGACCCCGCCCGCGGCGGGCTCGGGCTGCGGATGGTCGCCGACCTGACGACGGCCTACGGCTGGTGCAGCGACGGCGGGCGCAAGCACGTCTGGGCGGTGCTGGCCCCCGCCTGA